The Halichondria panicea chromosome 10, odHalPani1.1, whole genome shotgun sequence region CACCAGCTtgaccgcttgctacggccTTGCACCATGCACAGTTAATGTGTATGTCAGTAATGGCTGCAATTAAATGtaggcactataattataggctggcCTAACAGTTCATCTAATCAAATGTCGTTAGCTAAATTTCCAGTCGTGCATAATTAACCCTGTGAACATTCTACATCCTCAATTTACAGGCGCCCTCGTTCCCAGCCCCAGCATTAAACTTGTTGAGTTCCAACTGCGGGATAAAGAGTATGCTAAATGGCTCAGGTGGGTCAAGTACCCACCACCTCCAACTGAGGACGAAGGAGGACTAGGCGGAGGCACTGGTTCGGGAGGCACTGGTTCGGGAGGCGCTGGTTCGGGGGCCACATATACAGAGCAGCTTCTTGAAACTAACGTAAGTTTATTACATACATGCTCGATTATTTATCACTAAATTTTCTTTTTTCTTGCAGAGGGAGCTGCTACGAGTCTTGAGGGAGGTAGTGGGGTTAGTTCCCTGCATGCCTCCAAGGCTCTCAGCAAACATCAACGCGCTGCGCGAGTTTTCCGTAGAATTAGAAGAGCGTAATATAATAGATGACCCGCCAAACGACCCCATTGAccccactgtacatgtatcacatCTCAATGGACCCGGGTTGACAACAAACACGACAACGACGACGACGAACACTGGACCAACAACAAACGGAACAATAACGAACACTGGACCAACAACTAACAATGAACCCGGGACGGCAACAAACACCCTGACGACGACGAACAATGGAACAAACAATGAACCCGGGACGGCAACAAACACCCTGACGACGACGAACAATGGAACAACAACAAACAACAGACATGGATTGACGGCAACAAACACCCTAACGACGACGACGACTAACGATGGACCCAGTGGAGCATCCTCCTCTAGTTCTAGGTCCAGGAAGCGCAAAAGGAGGAATGATGAGGTGGTTCGATCTTACAAAAAATcgtgagtaataatttatttcaTGTGGCGAGTAATTTTCTAGTTATGCCTGATCATGTATGCAAATTATTCCAAGTATGTTAATTCTTTCAttctcatgtacatgtatgcaggaGATTGGACTAATACCTGGAAAAAACACGATACACACTAATATGgatatggcataattataacacaacACACTAAGAATACGACATACACGGCAGGGACAATTGGAGTTGTGAGTTGTATAATTTAAGTAACTTTAGCCATATTGCGTAAGTCTCGTCTCTAAGCTGGTATATTCAACAATTTTTACGGTGGGGCTGGGTACGAGGGCGTCTGTAAATTGAGGAAGTAGCAATAATTAGAACTTGTAACTTACGTTGCTTACGTATATGAGGGCAGGccaaatatataattatcgttTACATTATGGCAGTACTTCTACTCGTTGTATCTCCTTGATCCTGGGAACTAACCCCACTACCTCTCTcattacacgtacatgtagcagatCCCTCTGCAACATTTTAATTAATAGTGATAATCGAGcatatgtacactgtatgtaatAAACTTACATTAGTTTCTAGAAGCTGTTCCGTTGTATCCTGGCTTGTACCCCCCCCCTTGTCCTCCTAGGTCCTGATCAGTTGGTGGTTTTGCATATGTTGCATCTCTCATAGTCAGCCATTTTCACAGTGGGTACGAATTAAGGCGTCTGTAAATTGAGGGGAGCAGCAATAATTAGAACTTGTGAGTTGTTTGATAAGAGGACAGGCcaaataattaaattattatagctgtatATTTCTACTCAATGTATCTCCTTGTGGAAATTTTAGTGACCTAGCCAGATTGCATATAGTTCTTGTTTCGTGGACTTTACGTTGGGGCTAGGTACGAGGGCGTCTGTAAATTGAGGAAGCAGCAATAATTAAAGCTTGTAGTTAGATATAAGGGCAGGCCATAGTAATTAGGAGGGGACCAATTTTAAGTTTAATTATATTGTTTCGGTGGTATATATAGGAATACAAAATGTTGTTCAGTTTCTTTGGTGGAGGATCGATTGCTATACGTACGGATTGTGCTTGTGAATATTATGTTATTGGGTACATTTTATCGTCTGGATTTCGCGGATATCTTGTTTGACGGAAAGTTGATTACACTCACTGGAATAGATGTTTGCTGTTATACGATAGTTATTGCCGAGCTTAGATTATGGTATGCTTAAATTTCGCTGTCTCTTGGTGAACGATGTGGaaatgaaaaaaaaaaaaaaaaaaaggcaGGCCATGTGCtatattgttattattattgatatTCCAATGTGGTCTCTAACACAACGTGCAATGTACTGCCATGAATTCACccacattattatatactgtacatgtgctgaTAGACTCGACCACATCATTTCAAGTTTGTTGTAATCTGTGTTGTCATGGCTTTATCCctgatatcataattatgttgttgcaCATTCTACATTATCATAGCTATTTCTATTCCTCACGTCAATTACAATCTCACTAAGGCAAACCACAGCATTCGTTGTACAGTCATGATTACTTTCATCCccttgacataattatgttttttttTATGCTCTCCACATTTGTGACATCATTCCATCTCTCGTATTTCTACATCGTTTGGTGACATTCTCCGATGCTATCGCTCAACTCAACTGGTTGTACAGTCATGATTACTTTCATCCccttgacataattatgtttttt contains the following coding sequences:
- the LOC135342865 gene encoding uncharacterized protein LOC135342865, producing MAAVPHPTPHSTSTPHSTSTAHSTSLTPTTPTTLAPTTLAPTTLTHTTLAPPLLLPSTQKGLIHKNPRLTHKMVVSVLQFHKRSGTTEPLLCPTCYLQPGAPVITEFSWRDAIDLKDHSYRNATAYIKHLKEVHSALVPSPSIKLVEFQLRDKEYAKWLRWVKYPPPPTEDEGGLGGGTGSGGTGSGGAGSGATYTEQLLETNRELLRVLREVVGLVPCMPPRLSANINALREFSVELEERNIIDDPPNDPIDPTVHVSHLNGPGLTTNTTTTTTNTGPTTNGTITNTGPTTNNEPGTATNTLTTTNNGTNNEPGTATNTLTTTNNGTTTNNRHGLTATNTLTTTTTNDGPSGASSSSSRSRKRKRRNDEVVRSYKKSRLD